A single genomic interval of Melanotaenia boesemani isolate fMelBoe1 chromosome 4, fMelBoe1.pri, whole genome shotgun sequence harbors:
- the prdx2 gene encoding peroxiredoxin-2: protein MSSGIAQIGKPAPDFKATAVVDGQFKDIKLSDYKGKYVIFFFYPLDFTFVCPTEIIAFSDRAEEFRRIGCEVIGCSIDSHFSHLAWINTPRKQGGLGSMKIPLVADLTKSISRDYGVLKEDDGIAYRGLFVIDDKGILRQITINDLPVGRSVDETLRLVQAFQHTDKYGEVCPAGWKPGSDTIVPDVQKSKEFFSKQ from the exons ATGTCTTCTGGAATTGCTCAGATTGGCAAGCCTGCCCCAGACTTTAAAGCCACAGCTGTAGTGGATGGACAATTCAAGGACATCAAGCTGTCTGACTACAAAG GAAAGTATGTGATCTTCTTCTTCTACCCCTTGGACTTCACATTTGTGTGCCCCACCGAGATCATTGCTTTCAGCGACAGGGCAGAGGAGTTCCGCCGTATCGGATGTGAAGTCATTGGCTGTTCCATAGACTCCCACTTCAGCCACTTGGCATG GATCAACACCCCAAGAAAGCAGGGAGGTCTGGGTAGCATGAAAATCCCCCTCGTTGCAGACCTCACAAAGTCCATCTCCAGAGATTACGGCGTACTGAAGGAGGATGACGGCATTGCTTACAG GGGCCTGTTTGTGATTGATGATAAAGGCATCTTGAGGCAGATCACTATTAACGACTTGCCTGTGGGTCGCTCCGTGGATGAGACTCTGCGCCTGGTTCAAGCCTTCCAGCACACTGACAAATATGGGGAGG TGTGCCCTGCTGGATGGAAACCTGGCAGTGACACCATCGTTCCAGATGTTCAGAAGAGCAAAGAATTTTTCTCCAAGCAGTAA
- the LOC121637922 gene encoding transcription factor jun-B-like isoform X2, whose protein sequence is MNLNFSDSYRNSNFKAQHLRADGDFYSAGTADVGSLKLASPELERLIIQNSNGVLTTPTPQYLYNRGITEEQEGFAEGFVKALDDLHKMNQMAPPNVSIGTGGVACPAPTPVFGSPMQPEPLEYTNLSSCTANPSMTSAASYPSTTISYLPHHQYHQHPQPVAHGSHHFQHSLAGVSIHSQRFGGLKEEPQTVPDMQSSDNGSPPMSPVDMENQERIKAERKRLRNRLAASKCRKRKLERIARLEDKVKVLKTDNAGLSNTASRLREQVAQLKQKVMTHVSSGCQLMLAPKVKSY, encoded by the coding sequence ATGAACTTGAACTTCTCCGATTCATATCGGAACTCAAACTTCAAGGCACAGCACCTGCGCGCCGACGGTGATTTCTATTCAGCCGGCACTGCGGACGTCGGCTCGCTGAAGCTCGCCTCACCTGAGCTAGAACGACTGATCATCCAGAACAGCAACGGGGTCCTCACAACACCGACACCGCAGTACCTCTACAACCGCGGGATCACAGAGGAGCAGGAAGGATTTGCAGAAGGGTTTGTTAAAGCGTTGGACGATCTACACAAGATGAACCAGATGGCTCCTCCAAACGTGTCCATCGGCACTGGTGGGGTTGCATGCCCGGCTCCGACGCCGGTGTTTGGCTCGCCCATGCAGCCAGAACCGCTCGAGTACACAAATTTGAGCAGCTGCACAGCAAACCCCAGCATGACCTCTGCAGCCAGTTATCCCTCCACTACTATCAGCTACCTTCCTCATCACCAGTACCATCAGCATCCTCAGCCCGTTGCCCACGGATCCCACCACTTCCAGCACTCCCTGGCTGGGGTCAGTATCCACTCACAGCGCTTCGGAGGGCTAAAAGAGGAGCCCCAGACCGTCCCCGATATGCAGAGCAGCGACAACGGATCTCCACCGATGTCCCCAGTAGACATGGAGAACCAGGAGCGGATCAAAGCGGAGCGCAAGCGGCTAAGGAACCGGCTCGCAGCCTCGAAATGTCGGAAGCGCAAACTGGAGCGCATCGCACGTCTGGAGGACAAAGTTAAAGTGTTGAAAACTGACAACGCCGGACTTTCAAACACGGCTTCTCGACTGCGAGAACAGGTGGCCCagctaaaacaaaaagtaatgaCACACGTGAGCAGTGGTTGCCAGCTCATGTTAGCGCCCAAAGTCAAGTCTTACTAA
- the LOC121637922 gene encoding transcription factor jun-B-like isoform X1: MSTIMEQPFYDDSFLSAYGHPGAALPDYKLLKQNMNLNFSDSYRNSNFKAQHLRADGDFYSAGTADVGSLKLASPELERLIIQNSNGVLTTPTPQYLYNRGITEEQEGFAEGFVKALDDLHKMNQMAPPNVSIGTGGVACPAPTPVFGSPMQPEPLEYTNLSSCTANPSMTSAASYPSTTISYLPHHQYHQHPQPVAHGSHHFQHSLAGVSIHSQRFGGLKEEPQTVPDMQSSDNGSPPMSPVDMENQERIKAERKRLRNRLAASKCRKRKLERIARLEDKVKVLKTDNAGLSNTASRLREQVAQLKQKVMTHVSSGCQLMLAPKVKSY; encoded by the coding sequence ATGTCCACAATAATGGAACAGCCTTTTTATGACGACTCGTTTCTCTCTGCTTATGGCCATCCAGGCGCAGCCCTGCCCGACTACAAGCTGCTAAAGCAGAATATGAACTTGAACTTCTCCGATTCATATCGGAACTCAAACTTCAAGGCACAGCACCTGCGCGCCGACGGTGATTTCTATTCAGCCGGCACTGCGGACGTCGGCTCGCTGAAGCTCGCCTCACCTGAGCTAGAACGACTGATCATCCAGAACAGCAACGGGGTCCTCACAACACCGACACCGCAGTACCTCTACAACCGCGGGATCACAGAGGAGCAGGAAGGATTTGCAGAAGGGTTTGTTAAAGCGTTGGACGATCTACACAAGATGAACCAGATGGCTCCTCCAAACGTGTCCATCGGCACTGGTGGGGTTGCATGCCCGGCTCCGACGCCGGTGTTTGGCTCGCCCATGCAGCCAGAACCGCTCGAGTACACAAATTTGAGCAGCTGCACAGCAAACCCCAGCATGACCTCTGCAGCCAGTTATCCCTCCACTACTATCAGCTACCTTCCTCATCACCAGTACCATCAGCATCCTCAGCCCGTTGCCCACGGATCCCACCACTTCCAGCACTCCCTGGCTGGGGTCAGTATCCACTCACAGCGCTTCGGAGGGCTAAAAGAGGAGCCCCAGACCGTCCCCGATATGCAGAGCAGCGACAACGGATCTCCACCGATGTCCCCAGTAGACATGGAGAACCAGGAGCGGATCAAAGCGGAGCGCAAGCGGCTAAGGAACCGGCTCGCAGCCTCGAAATGTCGGAAGCGCAAACTGGAGCGCATCGCACGTCTGGAGGACAAAGTTAAAGTGTTGAAAACTGACAACGCCGGACTTTCAAACACGGCTTCTCGACTGCGAGAACAGGTGGCCCagctaaaacaaaaagtaatgaCACACGTGAGCAGTGGTTGCCAGCTCATGTTAGCGCCCAAAGTCAAGTCTTACTAA